The Ostrinia nubilalis chromosome 17, ilOstNubi1.1, whole genome shotgun sequence genome contains a region encoding:
- the LOC135079829 gene encoding glutamate receptor 1-like yields MMKYLELVVFALFINNGVTARDSFTTNFIKHYILNEEKPTQTIFWDLCWDTSAVVKLVNELSKAGFRSSTLMGNNAPDYLLHNVIFLVDYNCPNIADIIFSGTRQNLFSSPFRWLVLSGSNINQTSLDLLMDCPLLPNSDVVLAERDDYGYTMSELHRSSSAHPMIKTPRGYFNGTFIDTRPHRELFRRRRDVMGHPLTMANVIQDSNTTQNHLPRENRLELQFDSIAKICWMDVKLAFQMLNATPRYIFSHRWGYKQNGQWSGMINDLHTGKADLGTNCMINDKERLNVVTYTDMMAPFRVRFIFRQPPLSYASNIFSLPFSTSVWVAIIVCAVVSTVTLYLASKWEANLGAGPSQLDGSIGDALLLTMSAVSQQGCFLEPRRISGRVTAWVFFAALMALYAAYSANIVVLLQAPSNSIKTLSQLAASKVTLAANDVDYNHFVFSLYKDPVHVTIYKKVDPEKGKGQFYDINEGVERIRQGLFAFHSIVEPVYRRIEDTFLETEKCDLAEVDFMNGFDPFVPVRKDSPYLELLRVAFKQIREAGLQSALVRRMQVPKPRCAHKVSAFSSVGLLDIKPVLLFMLYGTAASVAILVLEILTFKL; encoded by the exons ATGATGAAGTATTTGGAGTTGGTTGTGTTTGCGTTATTTATAAACAATGGGGTTACTGCAAGGGACAGTTTTACGAccaattttattaaacattacaTTCTTAATGAAGAAAAGCCAACTCAAACAATATTTTGGGATCTGTGTTGGGACACGA GTGCTGTGGTGAAATTAGTGAATGAATTATCTAAAGCTGGGTTTAGGTCTTCAACATTAATGGGCAACAATGCTCCTGATTATTTATTGCACAATGTTATTTTTCTTGTTGATTATAACTGCCCGAATATTGCCGATATTATTTTCAGT GGCACAAGGCAAAATCTTTTCAGCTCTCCTTTTCGATGGCTGGTCTTATCAGGTTCAAATATTAATCAGACTAGTCTAGATCTTCTTATGGATTGCCCTTTATTGCCAAACAGTGATGTAGTGTTAGCTGAAAGGGACGACTATGGGTATACAATGAGTGAAC TCCATAGATCTTCATCCGCTCATCCAATGATAAAAACTCCAAGGGGCTATTTCAATGGAACTTTTATTGACACTAGACCCCATAGAGAGCTTTTCCGAAGACGAAGGGACGTTATGGGGCACCCTCTGACCATGGCCAATGTGATTCAAGATAGCAACACGACTCAAAACCATCTGCCAAGGGAAAACAGATT GGAACTCCAATTCGACTCGATCGCAAAGATTTGCTGGATGGATGTGAAGCTAGCTTTTCAAATGCTGAACGCCACTCCTCGGTACATCTTCAGCCACCGATGGGGCTACAAGCAGAACGGGCAGTGGTCGGGCATGATAAATGATCTTCACACTGGAAAGGCTGATTTGG GTACCAACTGCATGATCAACGACAAAGAACGTCTAAACGTTGTCACTTACACAGACATGATGGCTCCATTCAGAGTCCGGTTCATATTCCGCCAGCCTCCTCTCTCCTACGCGTCCAATATCTTCTCTCTCCCTTTCTCAACCAGCGTGTGGGTAGCCATTATTGTTTGTGCCGTAGTATCTACCGTCACTCTGTATTTGGCTAGCAAATGGGAGGCCAATCTCGGGGCG GGCCCTTCCCAATTGGACGGAAGTATCGGCGATGCTCTACTACTGACAATGAGTGCTGTCAGCCAACAAGGGTGCTTTTTGGAACCAAGACGGATTTCAG GTCGCGTTACGGCATGGGTGTTCTTTGCCGCCCTAATGGCGCTGTACGCAGCATACTCAGCTAATATCGTGGTGCTGCTACAAGCGCCTTCCAACTCCATCAAGACGCTATCCCAGCTGGCTGCCTCGAAGGTCACGTTGGCAGCCAATGATGTGGACTACAACCACTTTGTCTTTAGT cTTTACAAGGATCCTGTTCACGTTACTATTTACAAGAAAGTGGATCCAGAGAAGGGAAAAGGCCAATTTTACGATATCAATGAAGGTGTCGAAAGAATAAGACAG GGTCTGTTCGCATTCCACTCGATCGTGGAGCCAGTCTACCGGCGCATCGAAGACACCTTCCTGGAGACTGAGAAGTGTGACTTGGCGGAGGTCGACTTCATGAACGGATTCGACCCCTTCGTGCCCGTGAGGAAGGATTCGCCTTATCTGGAGTTGCTGAGGGTCGC CTTCAAGCAAATCCGCGAGGCTGGTCTTCAGTCCGCGCTGGTCAGACGCATGCAGGTTCCTAAACCGCGCTGCGCTCACAAGGTGTCTGCTTTCAGCAGCGTGGGACTGCTGGATATAAAGCCAGTACTGCTGTTTATGCTGTACGGGACAGCTGCTTCGGTGGCTATACTGGTGCTCGAAATACTAACGTTTAAATTGTAa
- the LOC135079828 gene encoding probable peptidoglycan muropeptide transporter SLC46 isoform X2 translates to MDNEGERERLIPPSAESELQPRRGFQWRYTIELPLFLISFGVVLAATPLSNIIMYRTCTHTLGHTVGECHTFLEPDSMNHTQELENEVQKYVTMVNAAQTVIAAVVPAALSLFLGVWSDKYGRKPLLVWTFLGMTFNGMLSVVYSMVESLGPWWYIVSSLPCALTGGFHIIMIGAFCFIKDITDDDNRSFRLTMLTLTNALAQTTATMLCPYIVKWIGNVYLLLLAATLYTLAYAFTMVIVEESLTNIEQGSFLSVLKLSHIKEMAIACFSRKPDYGRAILLLSGATCFLSLFLLYGENGLLYMYTREHLHWTMKDFTMFSSISTGMWFVGAFVGVAFIQKWLRISDLTFTAISFMSCVVEYTVKTVATTTWLMYLGSALSLFGTVYAVLIRSFLSKTLPSQDIAKVFGFLSFVEAFCPLLAPLVYNSLYEATISTFPGSILVLTAGIYAVCFILTLIIKYIIRITTSQSYDLIQS, encoded by the exons ATGGATAACGAAGGTGAGAGAGAGCGTCTCATTCCACCCAGCGCCGAATCCGAATTACAACCACGGAGAGGATTCCAATGGCGCTACACAATTGAATTGCCTCTTTTCTTAATAAGTTTCGGCGTTGTACTCGCAg CTACACCGCTAAGCAACATCATCATGTACCGGACCTGTACCCACACACTGGGCCACACAGTGGGCGAGTGCCACACGTTCTTAGAGCCGGACAGCATGAATCACACCCAGGAGTTGGAGAATGAGGTCCAGAAGTACGTCACGATGGTGAATGCGGCCCAGACTGTAATAGCAGCCGTGGTGCCGGCGGCTCTGTCTTTGTTCTTGGGGGTGTGGTCTGATAAGTATGGCAGGAAACCGTTGCTCGTATGGACGTTTTTAG GCATGACGTTCAATGGCATGCTGTCAGTGGTATACAGCATGGTGGAGTCGCTCGGTCCGTGGTGGTACATCGTCAGCAGCCTGCCCTGCGCTTTGACCGGCGGCTTCCACATCATCATGATCGGAGCCTTTTGCTTCATCAAGGACATCACTGACGATGACAACAGATCTTTTAG GTTAACCATGCTCACTCTAACGAATGCGTTGGCCCAGACTACAGCTACAATGCTCTGCCCCTACATAGTGAAATGGATCGGCAACGTTTACTTGCTGTTGCTCGCGGCCACTTTATACACGTTAGCATATGCCTTCACCATGGTCATCGTTGAGGAGTCTTTGACCAATATCGAACAG GGCAGCTTCTTATCAGTGTTGAAACTGTCGCACATAAAAGAAATGGCAATCGCCTGTTTCTCGAGAAAACCTGACTATGGCAGAGCAATCCTACTTTTATCAGGAGCTACATGCTTCCTCTCTCTATTTCTTCTCTATGGAGAGAACGGTCTTCTGTATATGTACACGAGGGAACATTTACACTGGACTATGAAAGATTTCACCATGTTCTCGTCCATCAGTACCGGGATGTGGTTCGTTGGGGCCTTTGTTGGCGTGGCGTTTATACAAAAATGGCTGCGGATCAGCGACCTGACCTTCACCGCGATATCTTTCATGTCTTGTGTAGTGGAGTACACAGTCAAAACTGTTGCTACGACTACATGGCTCATGTATTTAG GCTCTGCTCTGTCGTTATTCGGGACAGTCTACGCTGTACTCATCAGGTCATTCCTGAGCAAGACGCTGCCAAGTCAGGACATAGCCAAGGTCTTCGGATTCCTGAGCTTCGTGGAGGCATTCTGTCCGTTGCTCGCGCCTCTTGTGTACAACTCACTGTATGAGGCGACCATATCGACATTCCCTGGGTCAATTCTGGTACTCACCGCGGGGATATATGCTGTGTGTTTCATTTTGACCCT AATCATAAAGTACATCATAAGAATAACTACTTCGCAGTCATATGATCTAATACAATCATAA
- the LOC135079828 gene encoding probable peptidoglycan muropeptide transporter SLC46 isoform X1, producing the protein MDNEGERERLIPPSAESELQPRRGFQWRYTIELPLFLISFGVVLAATPLSNIIMYRTCTHTLGHTVGECHTFLEPDSMNHTQELENEVQKYVTMVNAAQTVIAAVVPAALSLFLGVWSDKYGRKPLLVWTFLGMTFNGMLSVVYSMVESLGPWWYIVSSLPCALTGGFHIIMIGAFCFIKDITDDDNRSFRLTMLTLTNALAQTTATMLCPYIVKWIGNVYLLLLAATLYTLAYAFTMVIVEESLTNIEQGSFLSVLKLSHIKEMAIACFSRKPDYGRAILLLSGATCFLSLFLLYGENGLLYMYTREHLHWTMKDFTMFSSISTGMWFVGAFVGVAFIQKWLRISDLTFTAISFMSCVVEYTVKTVATTTWLMYLGSALSLFGTVYAVLIRSFLSKTLPSQDIAKVFGFLSFVEAFCPLLAPLVYNSLYEATISTFPGSILVLTAGIYAVCFILTLIIKCITIRINTSQSYDVIRAHVQSSPSVRIREAHLIM; encoded by the exons ATGGATAACGAAGGTGAGAGAGAGCGTCTCATTCCACCCAGCGCCGAATCCGAATTACAACCACGGAGAGGATTCCAATGGCGCTACACAATTGAATTGCCTCTTTTCTTAATAAGTTTCGGCGTTGTACTCGCAg CTACACCGCTAAGCAACATCATCATGTACCGGACCTGTACCCACACACTGGGCCACACAGTGGGCGAGTGCCACACGTTCTTAGAGCCGGACAGCATGAATCACACCCAGGAGTTGGAGAATGAGGTCCAGAAGTACGTCACGATGGTGAATGCGGCCCAGACTGTAATAGCAGCCGTGGTGCCGGCGGCTCTGTCTTTGTTCTTGGGGGTGTGGTCTGATAAGTATGGCAGGAAACCGTTGCTCGTATGGACGTTTTTAG GCATGACGTTCAATGGCATGCTGTCAGTGGTATACAGCATGGTGGAGTCGCTCGGTCCGTGGTGGTACATCGTCAGCAGCCTGCCCTGCGCTTTGACCGGCGGCTTCCACATCATCATGATCGGAGCCTTTTGCTTCATCAAGGACATCACTGACGATGACAACAGATCTTTTAG GTTAACCATGCTCACTCTAACGAATGCGTTGGCCCAGACTACAGCTACAATGCTCTGCCCCTACATAGTGAAATGGATCGGCAACGTTTACTTGCTGTTGCTCGCGGCCACTTTATACACGTTAGCATATGCCTTCACCATGGTCATCGTTGAGGAGTCTTTGACCAATATCGAACAG GGCAGCTTCTTATCAGTGTTGAAACTGTCGCACATAAAAGAAATGGCAATCGCCTGTTTCTCGAGAAAACCTGACTATGGCAGAGCAATCCTACTTTTATCAGGAGCTACATGCTTCCTCTCTCTATTTCTTCTCTATGGAGAGAACGGTCTTCTGTATATGTACACGAGGGAACATTTACACTGGACTATGAAAGATTTCACCATGTTCTCGTCCATCAGTACCGGGATGTGGTTCGTTGGGGCCTTTGTTGGCGTGGCGTTTATACAAAAATGGCTGCGGATCAGCGACCTGACCTTCACCGCGATATCTTTCATGTCTTGTGTAGTGGAGTACACAGTCAAAACTGTTGCTACGACTACATGGCTCATGTATTTAG GCTCTGCTCTGTCGTTATTCGGGACAGTCTACGCTGTACTCATCAGGTCATTCCTGAGCAAGACGCTGCCAAGTCAGGACATAGCCAAGGTCTTCGGATTCCTGAGCTTCGTGGAGGCATTCTGTCCGTTGCTCGCGCCTCTTGTGTACAACTCACTGTATGAGGCGACCATATCGACATTCCCTGGGTCAATTCTGGTACTCACCGCGGGGATATATGCTGTGTGTTTCATTTTGACCCT AATCATAAAGTGCATCACCATAAGAATAAATACTTCACAGTCATATGATGTGATACGAGCCCATGTGCAAAGTAGTCCGTCTGTTAGGATACGTGAGGCACACTTAATTATGtaa